The following coding sequences are from one Ananas comosus cultivar F153 unplaced genomic scaffold, ASM154086v1, whole genome shotgun sequence window:
- the LOC109704586 gene encoding uncharacterized protein LOC109704586 yields MEAWLSTMEALFEYVYTLEKDKVRLVSHYLEGSARSWWMRVKNGRSLDPATMSWEAFRELLLMEYFPESDKQKIKEDFRKLRQGNRTVQEYERELSHMVDCIPGLVHGDRDRAEVFERGLRPKIFKIIHALQLKTYEEVLDRALWVERGNTIAREEREAFERDKDKEKSKKRLAGGSARQSSSKRPPRYPKSQ; encoded by the coding sequence ATGGAGGCGTGGCTTTCGACGATGGAGGCATTGTTCGAGTAtgtctacaccctcgagaaggataaagtacGCCTAGTGTCTCACTATTTAGAGGGGTCGGCTAGGTCATGGTGGATGCGAGTAAAGAATGGTCGATCTTTGGATCCGGCTACTATGTCTTGGGAGGCATTTCGGGAGTTGTTGCTTATGGAGTATTTTCCCGAAAGCGACAAgcagaagatcaaggaggactttcgcAAGTTAAGGCAAGGGAACCGAACGGTGCAGGAGTACGAAAGGGAGCTCTCGCACATGGTTGATTGCATTCCGGGCTTGGTTCATGGAGACCGGGATCGAGCAGAGGTCTTTGAGCGCGGATTGCGGCCGAAAATATTCAAGATTATTCATGCGCTCCAGCTGAAGACCTACGAGGAGGTACTCGATCGCGCGCTATGGGTAGAGCGCGGCAACACCATTGCGCGTGAGGAACGCGAGGCGTTTGAAAGGGACAAGGacaaggagaagtccaagaagcgacTGGCTGGTGGTTCCGCAaggcagtcgagttctaagcgaccccctcggTACCCAAAATCACAGTGA